A single genomic interval of Polaribacter vadi harbors:
- a CDS encoding helix-turn-helix domain-containing protein, with protein MKIFVKFDLHSVCTKVLENTLNNSQIKHTMLGFGEVDLQGSPSKETMQELAEKLSEYHIEIVQDQKSILVQKIKDTIIDMVFNTDNNLHVKSSVYLSEALDHSYGYLANLFSEVTYTSIENFIILQKIEYTKQLILKENLSLTEIAFKLNYSSVAHLSTQFKKTTGITPSSFQRIIAKRKELLKK; from the coding sequence ATGAAAATATTTGTAAAATTCGATTTGCATTCCGTTTGCACAAAGGTGTTAGAAAATACACTTAACAACTCACAAATTAAACATACGATGCTAGGTTTTGGCGAAGTAGATTTGCAGGGATCTCCCAGTAAAGAAACCATGCAGGAGCTTGCTGAAAAATTAAGCGAGTATCATATAGAAATAGTTCAAGACCAAAAAAGTATCTTAGTACAAAAAATAAAAGATACTATTATAGATATGGTTTTTAATACAGATAATAATTTACATGTAAAAAGTTCTGTATATTTATCGGAAGCATTAGATCATAGCTATGGGTATTTAGCAAATTTATTTTCTGAAGTTACCTATACATCCATAGAAAATTTTATAATTCTCCAAAAAATAGAATATACAAAACAATTAATATTAAAAGAAAATTTAAGTTTAACAGAAATTGCATTTAAATTAAATTACTCAAGTGTTGCACATTTAAGTACTCAATTTAAAAAAACGACAGGAATTACACCCTCTTCTTTTCAAAGAATCATAGCAAAAAGAAAAGAATTACTTAAAAAATAA
- a CDS encoding sensor histidine kinase, whose protein sequence is MITRIKKKSPLFIKISFYIALLIIVVAGAIAFKTTKNLSKSSELVVETYMVNVQLEQIFSYLKDAETGQRGFIITNDSMYLEPYVKSRESINNSFAELKELTKENDFQQNNLKDLSSLIDKRLNNFERSSSFSVNDNLESPKFDPVFFEGKELMDAIRNKISEMIEHERVELLRRQEDYQTDVLLTPIFLFFLILFSIALVLLAYYKITKDIESLKSYNEELETFKESANQSEIISKHGNWIWDIEEETYIYSDNLYRLLGEQPQSFIPNLDTFMTYVHPDDREKLEKDVAAMMENEHLPFVHFRVIQKSGNIKRLKSYAQVLELDGVRKLIGTTSDVTDEFESFRLLEERNAELERNNKELSAFNHVASHDLQEPLRKIQTFLSRLVDKESDNLSKNGQVYISRIQNAASRMRLLIDDLLQFSRTNKSEKVFETANINLILEGAKQDLAEAISDSNALITSDTFPVMYVIPFQIQQLFSNLISNSIKYQKGDSIPEISIKYNRINAIEEDKLVKPKKEHYHKLTFTDNGIGFKNEYAEKIFVLFNRLHGKSDFSGTGIGLSICKKIVENHKGYIFANGTPDKGATFEVYLPI, encoded by the coding sequence ATGATTACAAGAATTAAAAAAAAATCTCCTTTATTTATTAAAATATCTTTCTACATCGCTTTATTAATTATTGTAGTTGCAGGAGCTATTGCTTTTAAAACAACTAAAAACCTTTCTAAATCTTCTGAGTTAGTTGTAGAAACTTATATGGTTAATGTGCAATTAGAGCAGATATTTTCTTATTTAAAAGATGCAGAAACTGGGCAAAGAGGTTTTATTATTACCAATGATTCTATGTATTTAGAGCCATATGTTAAGAGTAGAGAAAGTATAAATAATAGTTTTGCAGAACTTAAAGAACTTACAAAAGAAAACGATTTTCAGCAAAACAACTTAAAAGATTTAAGTTCTTTAATTGATAAAAGACTTAATAATTTTGAAAGATCGTCAAGTTTTTCTGTCAATGATAATTTAGAAAGTCCCAAATTTGATCCCGTTTTTTTTGAGGGAAAAGAGTTAATGGATGCTATTAGAAATAAAATTTCTGAAATGATTGAACATGAAAGAGTTGAATTATTAAGAAGACAAGAAGACTACCAAACTGATGTATTATTAACACCTATTTTTTTATTTTTTCTTATTTTATTTTCAATAGCACTTGTTTTATTAGCCTATTATAAAATAACAAAAGATATAGAATCCTTAAAAAGTTATAATGAAGAACTAGAAACTTTTAAAGAATCTGCAAATCAATCTGAAATAATTAGCAAACATGGTAACTGGATTTGGGATATTGAAGAAGAAACCTACATTTATTCTGACAATTTGTATCGTTTATTAGGAGAACAACCTCAATCTTTTATACCAAATTTAGATACCTTTATGACGTATGTACATCCTGATGATAGAGAAAAACTAGAAAAAGATGTAGCAGCTATGATGGAAAATGAACATTTACCATTTGTCCATTTTAGAGTTATCCAGAAAAGTGGTAATATAAAACGCTTAAAATCTTATGCGCAAGTTTTAGAATTAGATGGTGTTAGAAAACTAATTGGTACAACTTCGGATGTTACTGATGAGTTTGAAAGCTTTAGATTGTTAGAAGAAAGAAATGCTGAATTAGAAAGAAATAACAAAGAACTTTCTGCTTTTAACCATGTTGCAAGTCATGATTTACAAGAACCTTTGCGAAAAATTCAAACATTTTTATCGCGTTTAGTAGATAAAGAATCTGATAATTTATCTAAAAACGGACAAGTATATATTTCTAGAATACAAAATGCAGCTTCAAGAATGCGTTTATTAATAGACGATCTTTTACAATTTTCTAGAACAAATAAATCTGAAAAAGTTTTTGAAACAGCCAATATTAATTTAATATTAGAAGGCGCAAAACAAGATTTAGCAGAAGCAATATCCGATTCTAACGCTTTGATAACTTCAGATACATTTCCTGTAATGTATGTAATTCCGTTTCAGATTCAACAATTATTCTCTAATTTAATTAGTAATTCTATAAAATATCAAAAGGGAGATTCTATACCAGAAATTTCTATTAAATATAATAGAATAAATGCTATTGAAGAAGATAAATTAGTAAAACCAAAAAAAGAGCATTATCATAAACTAACATTTACAGATAATGGTATTGGTTTTAAAAATGAATATGCAGAAAAAATATTTGTCCTATTTAATAGACTACATGGAAAAAGCGATTTTTCTGGAACAGGAATTGGTTTATCAATTTGTAAAAAAATAGTAGAAAACCATAAAGGTTATATTTTTGCAAACGGAACTCCAGATAAAGGAGCCACATTTGAAGTTTACTTGCCTATTTAA
- a CDS encoding DUF3095 domain-containing protein has product MKDYTSFYKNITKNEISLKDLLQNENLFSSVPKNWHILVTDVQGSSNAVAEGKHNDVNLTATGSIIAVLNALKKIDPSLRIPYFFGGDGATFMVPSSIIDNLLIVLTDYSLHIKRTLGLDLRVGSLVVDDVYQHKYTLRISKLKVNNYLTTPVILGNGLKYAESKIKENFTKEVNLKEEEIKVDLEGMECRWDEIYPSGDNKKIVCLLIGATSETKQAEIFNEIMNEIDYIFGNLNKRNPITMKNLKLKPTFEKIRKEMHTRIGVFKSAYLMNNWLITFLGQYYFKFFKAGKLYLYRVTQLSDTIMLDGSINTVISGDEKQLGKLRFFLDTLETQKKIIYGFHKTYASIMSCYVEDREKKHIHFVDGTEGGYTTASVEYKIKQRKQYISNF; this is encoded by the coding sequence ATGAAAGATTATACTAGTTTTTATAAAAATATTACTAAAAACGAAATTTCATTAAAAGATTTATTGCAAAATGAAAACTTATTTAGCAGTGTGCCAAAGAACTGGCATATTTTAGTAACAGATGTTCAAGGATCTTCTAATGCAGTAGCAGAAGGCAAACATAATGATGTAAACTTAACAGCTACTGGAAGTATTATTGCAGTTTTAAATGCTTTAAAAAAGATAGATCCAAGTTTAAGAATTCCTTATTTTTTTGGTGGTGATGGAGCAACCTTTATGGTGCCATCATCAATTATAGATAATTTGTTGATTGTTTTAACAGATTATAGTTTGCATATTAAAAGAACTTTAGGCTTAGATTTAAGAGTTGGTAGTTTAGTTGTAGATGATGTATATCAACATAAATATACGTTAAGAATATCAAAATTAAAAGTAAACAATTACTTAACAACTCCAGTAATTCTTGGTAATGGGTTAAAATATGCTGAATCTAAAATTAAGGAAAATTTTACGAAAGAGGTAAATTTAAAAGAGGAAGAAATTAAAGTAGATTTAGAAGGGATGGAATGTAGATGGGATGAAATTTATCCTTCAGGAGACAATAAAAAAATAGTGTGTCTTTTAATTGGTGCAACTAGTGAAACAAAACAGGCAGAAATTTTTAATGAGATTATGAATGAGATAGATTACATTTTTGGAAATCTAAACAAACGTAATCCTATAACCATGAAAAATTTAAAGCTAAAACCAACTTTTGAAAAAATTAGAAAGGAAATGCACACAAGAATTGGTGTTTTTAAAAGTGCTTATTTAATGAATAATTGGCTAATAACATTTTTAGGGCAATATTATTTTAAGTTTTTCAAAGCAGGTAAATTATACTTATATAGAGTTACGCAACTTTCTGACACAATTATGTTAGATGGTTCTATAAATACTGTAATTTCTGGTGATGAAAAACAATTAGGTAAATTGAGGTTTTTTCTTGATACTTTAGAAACGCAAAAGAAAATTATTTATGGTTTTCATAAAACCTACGCTTCTATAATGTCTTGTTATGTAGAAGATAGAGAGAAAAAGCATATTCATTTTGTAGATGGTACAGAAGGTGGTTATACAACTGCTTCTGTTGAGTATAAAATAAAACAAAGAAAACAGTATATCTCTAATTTTTAG
- a CDS encoding helix-turn-helix domain-containing protein, with protein MPQKIAVEDHFVEDIVKEMAIIMGADFIEEDNITSFKIPEINGTGEVSAVQFASGLGIMNSDYKLKEDLVLKMNKNRINPLKFVFNLGDTFYHNFGKDGDFESIPKYSGAIIGSSIGKTHSFKIPKDKNIHIFSLELNRNLFEHKLASFKFDLGDELSKLLRDVKAINPFFYTYPFGSEEFEMINRILHNTKKGFIGSLYKEGVTYTILSNTLETYLGNTLEDHTDTLSEKEIDQIIHISKYVEDNLSDLPTIEEIANKNFISESKLQKLFNIYYSCSVHDFTRNKRLDQARTLLEKSKLTIAEIADELGIKSNSYFSKIFKERYGVTPSKYKNSRLSEIRIY; from the coding sequence ATGCCCCAGAAAATTGCTGTAGAAGACCATTTTGTAGAAGATATTGTTAAAGAAATGGCAATAATTATGGGTGCTGATTTTATAGAAGAAGATAATATTACTTCTTTTAAAATTCCAGAAATTAATGGAACTGGAGAAGTTTCAGCAGTACAATTTGCATCAGGTTTAGGGATTATGAATTCAGATTATAAGCTAAAAGAAGATTTGGTTTTAAAAATGAATAAAAATAGAATTAATCCTCTAAAATTTGTTTTTAATTTAGGAGATACGTTTTATCATAACTTTGGAAAAGATGGTGATTTTGAAAGTATTCCTAAATATAGTGGAGCTATTATTGGAAGTTCTATTGGTAAAACTCATTCTTTTAAAATTCCAAAAGACAAAAATATACATATCTTCAGTTTAGAATTAAATAGAAATTTATTTGAACATAAATTGGCTTCTTTTAAGTTTGATTTAGGAGATGAATTAAGCAAACTGTTGAGAGATGTAAAAGCAATAAATCCTTTTTTCTATACGTATCCTTTTGGTTCAGAAGAGTTTGAAATGATAAATAGAATACTACATAATACCAAAAAAGGTTTTATTGGATCTCTATATAAAGAAGGAGTAACATATACAATTTTATCAAATACTTTAGAAACTTATTTAGGGAATACGCTTGAAGATCATACAGATACACTTTCAGAAAAAGAGATAGATCAAATAATTCATATCTCTAAATACGTTGAAGATAATTTAAGCGATTTACCAACTATTGAAGAAATTGCTAATAAAAATTTTATATCAGAAAGTAAACTTCAAAAATTATTTAATATTTATTATAGTTGCTCTGTACACGATTTTACTCGAAATAAAAGGCTAGATCAAGCAAGAACTTTACTAGAGAAATCTAAACTAACAATTGCAGAAATTGCAGACGAATTAGGCATTAAAAGTAATAGCTATTTTTCTAAAATATTTAAAGAAAGATATGGAGTTACGCCATCTAAATATAAAAATTCTAGATTATCTGAAATTAGAATTTATTAA
- a CDS encoding response regulator has product MNENYINVVLADDDEDDRLFFSEAFDELKINTKVSTFNDGVYLMDYFNSEDAILPQVLFLDLNMPRKSGLDCLKELRADEKFKDVAIAIYSTSSSEEDVENTFVLGANIYIKKPSDFKSLKKVLSDVVTLNWQYHTNGLNKDNFLLRL; this is encoded by the coding sequence ATGAATGAAAATTATATAAATGTTGTATTAGCTGATGATGATGAGGATGATCGCCTATTTTTTTCTGAAGCTTTTGATGAATTAAAAATAAACACCAAAGTTAGTACTTTTAACGATGGCGTTTATTTAATGGATTATTTTAATAGTGAAGACGCTATTTTACCTCAAGTACTTTTTTTGGACTTAAATATGCCAAGAAAATCTGGCTTAGATTGTTTAAAAGAATTAAGAGCTGACGAAAAATTTAAAGATGTTGCTATTGCAATATACTCCACATCATCCTCTGAAGAAGATGTAGAAAACACTTTTGTATTGGGCGCAAATATTTATATAAAAAAACCAAGCGATTTTAAAAGTTTAAAAAAAGTATTGTCTGATGTTGTTACCTTAAATTGGCAATATCATACAAATGGTTTAAATAAAGATAACTTTCTATTACGTTTATAA
- a CDS encoding carboxy terminal-processing peptidase — MKTKFRFSIPFLAFFLLISSLSINASEVNSDVNNDPEKDKVLIYVLKNILTRGHFVVKDMNDDFSEIVYNSFIDGLDPSKRYFTQADLKEFSKYKYKIDNQLLEDDLSFYKLVYGRFLHKIKNAKSYYGDLLAQPFNFDENETIDLDFEKVPFAKNDNELIDYWRKQLKLQTLSRIEEQTALQKNKLEKDKNYKVKSFATLEKEARKEVLKNMDDLYIRIEELEHDDWFSTFLNSVVGAFDPHTTYMDPTIKERFDQTISGKLEGIGARLQKKGIYTHVSDLVIGGPASKQGELEPDDIILKVAQGDEEPLDIVGMRLDDAIKFIKGPKGTEVRLTVKKKLDGSIKVISIIRDVVQLDETFVKSSIVEKNGKKYAIIDLPSFYIDFSDDNYRDSAKDMEKEIERLKAEGVVGLIVDLRNNGGGSLKTAIEISGLFIDQGPIVQVKYRGEDPVVKKDIDPQIQWEGSVVVLVNEFSASASEIFAAAMQDYKRAVILGGNQTYGKGTVQNILPINQFYPKYEKDLGYLKMTIQKFYRVNGGSTQKEGVYSDIAMPSRYSYMKFGERDLDGALAWDKVPQAKYTQTNSYANFNDVVYNSKERIANDTNFKLVNEYAKWLKKSQDETTFSLNSKAFFTDSEAKEKDAGKFKSVFDYKSNLTFLSPRYEQDLFKTNQDLADKRLAWHKNLAKDMYVSEALNVLSELKLRDKGEIVKN; from the coding sequence ATGAAGACGAAATTTAGATTTAGCATTCCTTTTTTAGCATTTTTTTTATTGATAAGCAGTTTATCTATAAATGCTTCTGAAGTAAATTCTGATGTAAATAATGACCCTGAAAAAGATAAGGTTTTAATTTACGTATTAAAAAACATTTTAACGAGAGGTCATTTTGTAGTAAAAGACATGAACGACGATTTTTCTGAAATTGTTTATAATAGTTTTATTGATGGTTTAGACCCAAGTAAAAGATATTTTACGCAAGCAGACTTAAAGGAATTCTCTAAGTACAAATATAAAATTGACAATCAGCTTTTAGAGGATGATTTATCTTTTTATAAATTGGTCTATGGCCGTTTTTTACATAAAATTAAAAATGCAAAATCTTATTATGGAGATTTATTAGCACAACCTTTTAATTTTGATGAAAACGAAACGATTGATTTAGATTTTGAAAAAGTTCCTTTTGCTAAAAATGATAATGAGTTAATTGATTATTGGAGAAAGCAATTAAAACTACAAACATTAAGCAGAATTGAAGAGCAAACAGCATTACAAAAAAATAAACTTGAAAAAGATAAGAATTACAAAGTAAAATCTTTTGCAACTTTAGAGAAAGAAGCAAGAAAAGAAGTCCTAAAAAATATGGACGATTTATACATAAGAATTGAAGAATTAGAACATGATGATTGGTTTTCTACTTTTTTAAATTCAGTTGTTGGTGCTTTTGATCCTCATACAACTTATATGGATCCTACAATTAAAGAGCGTTTTGACCAAACTATTTCTGGAAAATTAGAAGGAATTGGAGCTCGTTTGCAGAAAAAAGGAATCTATACACATGTATCTGATTTAGTAATTGGTGGTCCAGCTTCTAAACAAGGAGAATTGGAACCAGATGATATTATTTTGAAAGTTGCTCAAGGAGATGAAGAGCCTCTGGATATTGTTGGAATGCGTTTAGATGATGCCATAAAATTTATTAAAGGTCCTAAAGGAACTGAAGTACGATTAACAGTTAAGAAAAAATTAGATGGTTCTATAAAAGTTATTTCTATTATTAGAGATGTTGTTCAACTAGATGAAACTTTTGTAAAAAGTAGCATTGTAGAGAAAAATGGAAAAAAATATGCAATTATAGATTTACCAAGTTTTTACATAGATTTTAGCGATGATAATTACAGAGATTCTGCAAAAGATATGGAAAAGGAAATTGAAAGATTAAAAGCAGAAGGTGTAGTTGGTTTAATTGTAGATTTAAGAAATAATGGTGGTGGTTCTTTAAAAACAGCCATTGAAATTTCTGGATTGTTTATAGATCAAGGACCTATTGTTCAAGTAAAATATAGAGGAGAAGATCCTGTTGTAAAAAAAGATATAGATCCACAAATTCAGTGGGAAGGTTCTGTTGTGGTTTTGGTAAATGAATTTTCGGCATCTGCATCAGAAATATTTGCAGCAGCTATGCAAGATTATAAAAGAGCGGTTATTTTAGGTGGAAACCAAACCTATGGAAAAGGAACTGTTCAGAATATTTTACCTATCAATCAATTTTACCCAAAATACGAGAAAGATTTAGGTTACTTAAAAATGACCATTCAAAAATTTTATAGAGTTAATGGAGGTTCTACACAAAAAGAAGGTGTGTATTCAGATATTGCAATGCCTAGTAGATATAGTTATATGAAGTTTGGTGAGCGTGATTTAGATGGAGCTTTGGCTTGGGATAAAGTGCCACAAGCAAAATATACGCAAACTAATTCCTATGCTAATTTTAACGATGTTGTATATAATAGTAAAGAAAGAATTGCAAACGATACCAATTTTAAATTGGTAAACGAATATGCAAAATGGTTAAAGAAAAGCCAGGATGAAACTACTTTCTCTTTAAATTCTAAAGCTTTTTTTACAGATAGTGAGGCTAAAGAAAAAGATGCAGGTAAATTTAAATCTGTTTTCGATTATAAATCGAACCTAACATTTTTATCTCCTAGATACGAACAAGACTTATTTAAAACCAACCAAGATTTAGCTGATAAAAGATTGGCTTGGCATAAAAACTTAGCAAAAGACATGTATGTTTCTGAAGCTTTAAATGTTTTAAGTGAATTAAAGTTAAGAGATAAAGGTGAAATTGTAAAAAACTAA
- a CDS encoding acyl-CoA thioesterase, which produces MTFQITFPTKWSDFDPNRHMRHTAYNEYAAEVRVRYFKSQNFSIDEFTKHNIGPILFEEYTSFRKEIHLGENISVTMKLNGLSKNGERWKITHEVFNEARQLSAIIKVYGAWIDLSKRKLTTPPKEAQDLFINAERTADFEEIVLKSKS; this is translated from the coding sequence ATGACATTCCAAATTACATTCCCAACAAAATGGTCGGATTTTGACCCAAACAGACACATGCGTCACACAGCTTATAATGAATATGCTGCAGAAGTGAGAGTACGTTATTTTAAATCTCAAAATTTTTCTATTGATGAATTTACTAAACATAATATTGGTCCTATTTTGTTTGAAGAATACACATCCTTTAGAAAGGAAATTCATTTAGGAGAAAATATTTCTGTGACTATGAAACTAAATGGATTGTCTAAAAATGGTGAACGTTGGAAAATTACTCACGAAGTTTTTAATGAAGCACGACAACTTTCTGCTATTATAAAAGTATATGGAGCTTGGATTGATTTATCAAAAAGAAAATTAACAACACCTCCAAAAGAAGCACAAGACTTATTCATAAATGCTGAAAGAACTGCTGATTTTGAAGAAATAGTTTTAAAATCTAAAAGTTAA
- a CDS encoding DUF2383 domain-containing protein: protein MLKQLELNLFLDSFLENSIQKEIGYLKMSECVENSYLKPVLKKKHLESCQHSMDLKKCLLESNIAPSKKSYGTGLKFEKWMNANSILKITDKKRMLNEIILAEEKCIADYNLLLINNDLPVSLRTIINNQKKSVEKSLLELKNYSLLEGILL from the coding sequence ATGTTAAAGCAATTGGAATTAAATTTGTTTTTAGATTCTTTTTTAGAAAATTCTATTCAAAAAGAAATTGGGTATTTAAAAATGTCTGAATGTGTTGAGAATTCATACTTAAAACCTGTTCTTAAAAAAAAGCATTTAGAGTCTTGCCAACATTCAATGGATTTAAAAAAATGTTTATTAGAATCGAATATTGCACCATCAAAAAAGTCTTATGGAACAGGTTTAAAATTTGAAAAATGGATGAATGCAAATTCTATTTTAAAAATTACTGATAAAAAAAGAATGTTGAATGAAATTATTTTAGCAGAGGAAAAATGCATTGCAGATTATAACTTGCTACTAATAAATAATGATTTACCAGTAAGTTTAAGAACTATAATTAATAATCAAAAAAAATCTGTAGAAAAGAGTTTGTTAGAGCTTAAAAATTATTCTCTTTTAGAAGGAATTTTATTGTAA
- a CDS encoding BLUF domain-containing protein encodes MDTINSIDSLRKFSFKIEGDFIENQNGGFLTFKNDFGLGNAKAFKLFPGLEVITFNLTAKRRITLKNLYKAKNCLHFIFCVEGSLEHQFEDKKKVKIIHRLQNVIVGSKKNKSSKISIPEKSRAKFSIITIVSIKELSKELSNKSQLSNLLENILSTISRTKEYSYFGEISSATSPFVETLVGTNLSGLSNRLINEAAVFEILSLQYSNRKKDLKNVEQKSTLSKLETFKIIQLSEYISNNLNEEISLKSLTIMSGLNQKKIQKGFQFFFNETVNKFIANLRILKAKELLENSDLSISEIVYKIGLNSRSYFSKIFYKKYGLTPKDYKKYHHLSNPTFQLSYSSQVSEGIQQKDLENILNIAKEKNKKLDITGCLIYHNNFFFQILEGPKTEILKLIETIKNDSRNFNLTVLFEGVKSGRTFKEWNMSLIKGDFTNLEINEKFEILPMDFLALTDVKNPIANKYMWEKARNFLIVNQEIDL; translated from the coding sequence ATGGATACAATTAACTCAATAGATTCTTTAAGAAAATTTTCTTTTAAGATTGAAGGAGATTTTATAGAAAACCAAAATGGCGGTTTTTTAACTTTTAAGAATGATTTTGGGTTAGGTAATGCAAAAGCATTTAAACTATTTCCTGGATTAGAAGTTATTACTTTTAATTTAACCGCAAAAAGAAGAATTACACTTAAAAACCTTTATAAAGCTAAAAATTGTTTGCATTTTATATTTTGTGTAGAAGGTAGTTTAGAACATCAATTTGAAGATAAGAAAAAAGTAAAAATTATACATAGACTTCAAAACGTTATTGTTGGGAGTAAAAAAAATAAATCTAGCAAAATAAGTATTCCTGAAAAAAGTAGAGCTAAATTTAGCATTATTACCATCGTTAGTATTAAAGAGCTCTCAAAAGAGTTGAGTAATAAAAGTCAACTTTCTAATTTATTAGAGAATATATTATCTACCATAAGTAGAACAAAAGAATATTCTTACTTTGGTGAAATTTCTAGTGCAACATCTCCATTTGTAGAAACTTTAGTAGGCACGAATCTTTCTGGTCTTTCTAATAGATTAATAAATGAAGCTGCTGTTTTTGAAATACTTTCTTTACAATATTCAAATCGTAAAAAAGACTTAAAAAATGTAGAGCAGAAAAGTACTTTATCTAAATTAGAAACATTTAAGATTATTCAATTAAGTGAATATATTAGTAATAATTTAAATGAAGAAATTTCGTTAAAATCACTTACAATTATGAGTGGTTTAAATCAAAAGAAAATTCAAAAAGGGTTCCAATTTTTCTTTAATGAAACCGTAAATAAGTTTATAGCAAACCTTAGAATTTTAAAAGCTAAAGAGCTTTTAGAAAATTCAGATTTATCGATTTCTGAAATTGTTTATAAAATTGGTTTAAACAGTAGAAGTTATTTTTCTAAAATTTTTTATAAAAAGTATGGCTTAACTCCTAAAGATTATAAGAAATACCATCATTTAAGCAATCCAACATTTCAATTATCTTATTCTTCTCAAGTTAGTGAAGGAATTCAACAAAAAGATTTAGAAAATATTTTAAATATTGCTAAAGAAAAAAATAAAAAATTAGACATTACTGGTTGTCTTATTTATCATAATAACTTTTTTTTCCAAATTTTAGAAGGACCAAAAACTGAGATTTTAAAACTAATTGAAACTATTAAAAACGATTCAAGAAACTTTAATTTAACTGTTTTATTTGAAGGTGTTAAATCAGGGAGAACCTTTAAAGAATGGAATATGAGTTTGATAAAAGGAGATTTTACTAATTTAGAAATCAATGAAAAGTTTGAAATTTTACCTATGGATTTCTTAGCTTTAACAGATGTTAAAAACCCGATAGCAAATAAATATATGTGGGAAAAAGCTAGAAATTTTTTAATTGTAAACCAAGAAATAGATTTATAA
- a CDS encoding helix-turn-helix domain-containing protein: protein MKTINLNLFDKKSIFTTLQNDLGGKLTTYHKETEFEIDRQLGSGTIRGIELENGVTFLEFDLTCKEDLNIVVTNSAKTNVNFMYCSKGELSHSFEKQSKKLTVEAFQTSIIANIESSSNILELKSGINIKSTLISVNTTSENSSINNKLREIFINNKKDDFFYCGSYNFKISETIKQIDAIKNEGIVRTLLINGFVNVVLALEIEQHNIDINNAEIRSASLTKNEMSIVKEMSDYIQNYYDTNLQITELERKSGLTAAKLQEGFKLLHGLTICEYVKYVRLTKAEELISTTDLSISEIVYSLGFSSRSYFSKIFKEKYNCSPVTYKKNNKMVAISA from the coding sequence ATGAAGACTATAAATTTAAATTTGTTCGATAAGAAATCAATATTTACAACTTTACAAAATGATTTAGGTGGAAAGTTAACAACGTATCATAAAGAAACTGAATTCGAAATTGATAGACAATTAGGATCAGGAACTATTAGAGGTATTGAGTTAGAAAATGGGGTTACTTTTTTAGAATTCGATTTAACTTGCAAAGAAGATTTAAATATTGTTGTTACAAATAGCGCAAAAACGAACGTTAATTTTATGTATTGTAGTAAAGGTGAACTTTCTCACTCTTTTGAAAAGCAATCAAAAAAATTAACAGTAGAAGCTTTTCAAACAAGTATTATTGCCAATATTGAGTCTTCTTCAAATATATTAGAACTTAAAAGTGGTATCAACATAAAAAGTACCTTAATTTCTGTAAATACAACTTCAGAAAACTCAAGCATTAATAATAAGTTAAGAGAAATTTTTATCAACAATAAAAAAGATGATTTTTTCTACTGTGGTTCTTATAACTTTAAAATTTCTGAAACTATAAAGCAAATTGATGCTATTAAAAATGAAGGAATTGTAAGAACTTTATTAATTAACGGTTTTGTAAATGTTGTGTTGGCTTTAGAAATTGAGCAACATAATATAGATATTAATAATGCTGAAATTAGATCAGCATCTTTAACTAAAAATGAAATGAGTATTGTTAAAGAAATGTCTGACTATATCCAAAATTATTACGATACTAACTTACAAATAACTGAGTTAGAAAGAAAATCTGGCTTAACAGCTGCTAAATTACAAGAAGGTTTTAAACTTTTACATGGGTTAACAATTTGTGAATATGTTAAATATGTAAGACTTACAAAAGCTGAAGAATTAATTTCTACAACCGATTTAAGCATCTCTGAAATTGTATATAGTTTAGGTTTTAGTAGTAGAAGTTATTTCTCTAAAATATTCAAAGAAAAATATAATTGTTCACCAGTAACTTATAAGAAAAATAATAAAATGGTTGCAATATCTGCATAA